The Legionella spiritensis DNA segment CCTGTACGTACGATAAATTGAACACTTAGTTTTGTTATTGTATAGTGTCGCCATGGAAATTTCATTCGTGGTTGTTGTGAATGCCTGGCCCGTCAAACAGATTTAATGTTGTATTTCTTGGTTCACATGAGGCAGGCAAGTCTGCGATTGTCAATAGAATTTGTCGTGATGAATTTCATGAAGAATACGAAACGACCATGGGTGCCATGTACCATACTTCTTTCAGGGAAAATATGCAGTTTTGTATCTGGGATGTCGGTGGTAGTCCGAGATCACAGTTCATGTGGCCGACTTTTTTAAAAGATGCAAAATTATGTATTTATTGCTTCGATTTATCTTCTTATTTGTCGAATCAAGGTGAAATTGCCAGGCATATTGCCCAAATAAAGGCGAGTTTCATTGATAAGGAAACCACGCTTTGGCTGGTGGGAACCAAACGCGACCGGACCACTGATCAAATAAATATTTCCGTAATCTGTGAGCAATTGGCGCATACAGGGCCTGTTTTCCTGGTCTCCGCCAAATCCGGAGAGGGTATCGGGCAACTTGTAAGCAGCATGTGTCAAAAGGCTGTTGCGCCATTGCATCAATCCATCCAGAAATTGCGACGCGCCACTAAAAATCTCCCGGAGGAACAAGCCAGCAATATTTCACACGAGATCGACGAATTAATGCGGAATCTGCAATCCCCGGGCACCCTTGAATCCAGGCAGGATGCCATTGTCTCCTTCCAGGATAATTGTCGTCATCATGTAGCGAACGCTGCCTCTACCGGTCGAAAACAGGTCTTGAAAGCGGTCTCTTTTGTAGCCGTGTCGGCACTGGTGACGCTTATCGCCGCCATGACAGGGTTTGCCATTGGTTTTGCCGCCGGGATCTGGACAGGACCCGGTGCTTTTATCAGTGGTGTGTTAGGCGCTAAAGCGGCGACCGTAGTGGTAATGAGTATCAGTGGTGCTATAGGGGTTGGCGCGGGATTGTTAACAACCCAAAGTTTGTTTAAACCACCATCTGACACAATTATGGCTGTAGAGGATACTGCAAGGAATGCAAGGATC contains these protein-coding regions:
- a CDS encoding GTP-binding protein — encoded protein: MPGPSNRFNVVFLGSHEAGKSAIVNRICRDEFHEEYETTMGAMYHTSFRENMQFCIWDVGGSPRSQFMWPTFLKDAKLCIYCFDLSSYLSNQGEIARHIAQIKASFIDKETTLWLVGTKRDRTTDQINISVICEQLAHTGPVFLVSAKSGEGIGQLVSSMCQKAVAPLHQSIQKLRRATKNLPEEQASNISHEIDELMRNLQSPGTLESRQDAIVSFQDNCRHHVANAASTGRKQVLKAVSFVAVSALVTLIAAMTGFAIGFAAGIWTGPGAFISGVLGAKAATVVVMSISGAIGVGAGLLTTQSLFKPPSDTIMAVEDTARNARIQTVI